From Gordonia crocea, the proteins below share one genomic window:
- the cobG gene encoding precorrin-3B synthase: protein MPPAPHRTAPHRAEADRCPGVLTTHGASDGALARIRVPGGRLRPDQLAVVGEVAQRHGDGHLELTSRGNLQLRGLGDPDAAAHEILAAGLGSDGPSDTVRNILASPLAGRIGGHGQVETTVAELDRRLRDGEVAGLTGRFLFGIDDGRGDILTHRPDVALVWRSDDSAVLVVGGRSAGTLPRGRAVDAVLAVAADFAANRGTAWRIGELEAAAAARLHARHSTASPPADTPPATESAPLVGWLPQDDGSVTLGAVTPAGRLPARTATFLSAVDAPIIITPHREILLVDLTEAVADTVLRVLAPMGLIFDAASPWARVSCCAGSPGCAKSLTDVRANAAGHVEAQAAGVGLREHWVGCSRGCGSPTVPHVRVEAQPDGSYRRTRVG from the coding sequence GTGCCCCCAGCCCCCCACCGCACAGCCCCGCACCGCGCCGAAGCCGACCGCTGTCCCGGCGTGCTCACCACGCACGGCGCGAGCGACGGCGCGTTGGCGCGCATCCGGGTGCCGGGCGGGCGGCTCCGCCCCGACCAGCTGGCGGTCGTCGGCGAGGTGGCGCAACGCCATGGCGACGGCCACCTGGAACTGACCAGCCGCGGCAACCTCCAACTTCGCGGACTGGGTGATCCCGATGCGGCGGCCCACGAGATCTTGGCGGCCGGACTCGGCTCCGACGGGCCGTCCGACACCGTCCGCAACATCCTCGCCTCGCCGCTGGCCGGTCGGATCGGCGGACACGGCCAGGTCGAGACGACGGTTGCCGAATTGGACCGGCGGCTGCGCGACGGCGAGGTTGCCGGGTTGACCGGGCGCTTCCTGTTCGGCATCGACGACGGCCGCGGCGACATCCTCACCCACCGTCCCGATGTGGCACTCGTGTGGCGCTCCGACGACTCCGCGGTCCTCGTCGTCGGGGGCCGTTCGGCCGGCACCCTACCCCGGGGCCGTGCGGTCGACGCCGTGCTCGCCGTCGCCGCAGACTTCGCGGCCAACCGTGGCACCGCATGGCGGATCGGTGAACTCGAGGCCGCTGCGGCCGCCCGACTACACGCGCGCCATTCCACGGCATCGCCACCGGCCGACACGCCACCCGCGACCGAGTCGGCCCCGCTCGTCGGATGGCTCCCGCAGGACGACGGATCGGTCACGCTCGGCGCGGTCACCCCGGCCGGGCGGTTGCCGGCCCGGACCGCGACCTTCCTCTCTGCGGTGGACGCCCCGATCATCATCACCCCGCACCGCGAGATCCTCCTCGTCGACCTCACCGAGGCCGTCGCCGACACCGTCCTGCGCGTGCTGGCCCCGATGGGTCTGATCTTCGACGCCGCTTCCCCGTGGGCCCGGGTCTCCTGCTGTGCCGGCTCCCCCGGTTGCGCCAAGTCGCTTACCGACGTGCGCGCCAACGCCGCCGGCCACGTCGAAGCACAGGCAGCCGGGGTCGGCCTGCGTGAACACTGGGTCGGCTGCTCGCGCGGATGCGGCTCGCCGACGGTCCCGCACGTCCGGGTCGAGGCGCAGCCCGACGGCAGCTATCGCCGGACACGGGTCGGCTGA
- a CDS encoding precorrin-2 C(20)-methyltransferase: MTGTLYGVGLGPGDSELVTVKAARLISAADVVAYHCARHGRSIARGVAEPYLRDGQIEERLMYPVTTETVDHPGGYDGAMADFYRDSAELLAAHLAAGRDVVLLAEGDPLFFSSYMHMHKRLAQRFPTEIVPGVTSVSGASAALGIPLVEGEENLVVLPGTAPDEELVEHLASGSAIAVLKLGRTFERVRAALERAGRLDEAWYVERATTDRQRVARLAEVDPSTVPYFSMVVVPGAINNPLAAAPAPASRGGVTVVGLGPGPTRQQTPEVRAALAAATDLVGYTTYLARVTARPGQQVHASDNRVESQRAEFALDLARRGRRVVVVSSGDPGVFAMATAVAEVAAEPDYADVAVQVLPGVTAASAVAAAFGAPLGHDLALISLSDRLKPWTVIEQRVRAAVGADLVLAIYNPGSASRNHQVADLKALLSELVSPDRVVLLGRDVGGPGEALTATTLGEFDPSVVDMRTLVIVGSSTTTVAQRPGGRLVFTPRRYDS; this comes from the coding sequence ATGACCGGCACGCTCTACGGCGTCGGGCTGGGGCCCGGCGATTCCGAACTGGTCACCGTCAAGGCGGCCCGGCTGATCTCCGCCGCCGACGTCGTCGCCTACCACTGCGCGCGGCACGGCCGCAGCATCGCCCGCGGCGTGGCCGAACCCTATCTGCGCGACGGTCAGATCGAGGAACGCCTGATGTACCCGGTGACGACGGAGACCGTCGACCACCCGGGCGGCTACGACGGCGCGATGGCCGACTTCTACCGCGACAGCGCGGAACTGCTCGCCGCCCACCTCGCCGCCGGTCGCGACGTCGTCCTCCTCGCCGAGGGCGACCCGCTGTTCTTCAGCTCGTACATGCACATGCACAAGCGCCTGGCGCAGCGCTTCCCCACCGAGATCGTCCCCGGGGTCACCTCGGTGTCGGGGGCCAGCGCCGCGCTGGGCATCCCGCTGGTGGAAGGCGAGGAAAACCTCGTCGTCCTGCCCGGCACCGCCCCCGACGAGGAGTTGGTCGAGCATCTCGCCAGCGGCTCGGCGATCGCCGTACTCAAGCTCGGGCGCACGTTCGAGCGGGTTCGCGCGGCCTTGGAGCGGGCCGGCCGGCTCGACGAGGCCTGGTATGTCGAGCGGGCCACCACCGACCGACAGCGCGTTGCCCGCCTCGCCGAGGTGGATCCGTCGACGGTGCCCTATTTCTCGATGGTCGTGGTGCCCGGCGCCATCAACAACCCGCTCGCCGCCGCGCCGGCACCCGCCTCGCGCGGCGGCGTCACCGTCGTCGGGCTCGGCCCGGGTCCGACGCGCCAGCAGACACCGGAGGTGCGCGCCGCGTTGGCCGCGGCCACCGACCTCGTCGGATACACCACCTACCTCGCCCGGGTGACGGCCCGTCCGGGCCAGCAGGTTCATGCCAGCGACAACCGCGTCGAGTCGCAGCGAGCCGAGTTCGCCCTCGATTTGGCCCGGCGCGGCCGCCGGGTGGTCGTGGTCTCCTCGGGCGATCCCGGCGTGTTCGCCATGGCGACGGCGGTCGCCGAGGTGGCCGCCGAGCCGGATTACGCCGACGTCGCGGTACAGGTGCTTCCCGGGGTCACCGCGGCCTCGGCGGTGGCGGCCGCCTTCGGCGCCCCGCTCGGCCACGACCTGGCCCTCATCTCGCTGTCCGACCGGCTCAAGCCGTGGACGGTGATCGAGCAGCGGGTACGGGCGGCGGTTGGCGCCGATCTGGTGCTGGCGATCTACAACCCGGGGTCGGCAAGCCGCAACCACCAGGTCGCGGACCTGAAAGCCCTGCTGTCGGAGCTGGTTTCCCCCGACCGCGTGGTCTTGTTGGGCCGCGACGTCGGGGGGCCCGGTGAGGCGTTGACCGCGACGACACTCGGCGAATTCGACCCGTCCGTCGTGGACATGCGCACCCTGGTCATCGTCGGCTCGTCGACGACGACGGTCGCACAGCGCCCCGGCGGTCGATTGGTTTTCACGCCTCGCCGCTACGACTCCTGA
- a CDS encoding precorrin-8X methylmutase, whose product MADYLRDGAAIYERSFAIIRAEADLSAFDEDAATVVVRMIHACGQTDLPADVRATPGVVTAARSALAAGAPILCDASMVASGITRRRLPADNDVKCFLSDPGVPALAAELDTTRTAAALQLWLPHLEGAVVAIGNAPTALFALLELIDDGAPRPAAVVGAPVGFVGAAESCAALADRTDLEYLTVLGRRGGSAITAAAVNALATASER is encoded by the coding sequence ATGGCCGACTACCTGCGCGACGGCGCCGCGATCTACGAACGCTCGTTTGCCATCATCCGTGCCGAAGCCGACCTGTCGGCATTCGACGAGGACGCCGCCACCGTCGTCGTGCGGATGATCCACGCCTGCGGCCAGACCGACCTCCCCGCGGATGTGCGCGCCACCCCCGGCGTCGTCACCGCGGCGCGGTCGGCTCTCGCTGCGGGCGCACCGATCCTGTGTGACGCCTCGATGGTGGCCTCGGGCATCACGCGGCGGCGCCTGCCCGCCGACAACGACGTGAAGTGCTTCCTCTCCGATCCGGGAGTGCCTGCCCTCGCCGCCGAGCTCGACACCACTCGCACCGCCGCCGCGCTGCAACTGTGGCTGCCCCACCTCGAGGGCGCCGTGGTCGCAATCGGCAACGCCCCAACCGCCTTGTTCGCCCTGCTCGAACTCATCGACGACGGCGCGCCCCGACCGGCGGCCGTCGTCGGCGCCCCGGTCGGTTTCGTCGGGGCGGCCGAGTCCTGCGCGGCACTGGCCGACCGCACCGACCTGGAGTACCTCACCGTCCTCGGCCGGCGCGGCGGTTCGGCGATCACCGCCGCCGCGGTCAACGCGCTGGCCACGGCGAGCGAACGATGA
- the cobN gene encoding cobaltochelatase subunit CobN, with protein sequence MILLLSTSDTDLITAAASGAPFTVANPARILVEEIPDLARDADLVVVRILGGRRAWEEGIDAVLATGKPVVVLSGEQQPDPDLMACSTVPAGVAAQTHNYFAAGGVDNLVNAHNFLSDTVLLTGLGFGEPEITPMWGVLEREAAALPDDAVTVAVLYYRAQHLAGNTRYVDALCEALEHAGARALPVFCASLRTAPDELIDLLGTADALIATVLAAGGTTPAEASAGGQDEAWDVERLAALDIPILQGLAVTGSREQWEANDDGLSPLDVASQVAVPEFDGRIITVPFSFKEFDDDGLPWYQPDPERCARVAGIAVRHARLRHLPNSDKRLAVVLSAYPTKHARIGNAVGLDTPKSLLRLLTALGEHGYALGDQAQIPGLVDDDSDALMHALIEAGGQDPAWLTDEVLAANPIRVAASDYRQWFATLPADLREAVEEKWGPAPGELFVDRSSNPEGDIVIAAMAFGNVVLMVQPPRGFGENPVAIYHDPDLPPSHHYLAAYRWLASSPRADGWGFGADAVVHVGKHGNLEWLPGKTLGMSASCGTDAALGDLPLVYPFLVNDPGEGTQAKRRAHAVLVDHLIPPMARAESYGDIARLEQLLDEHANIAALDPAKLPAIRQQIWTLLTAAKMDHDLGLSERPDEEVFDDMLLHVDGWLCEIKDVQIRDGLHILGEAPVDEAEIDLVLAMLRARQLWGGTQALPGLREALGLTEGDGAADGERTHTVDAVETQARDLVSRCHKGDWSDEAVADAAAGLPPAVGDVLRFAASQVVPRLRATDQEVRRVLHALDGGFIPAGPSGSPLRGLINVLPTGRNFYSVDPKAVPSRLAWETGRAMADSLLERYLADHGEYPRSVGLSVWGTSAMRTSGDDIAEVLALLGVEPVWDEASRRVVDLDLIDLAELGRPRIDVTVRISGFFRDAFPHVVTMLDDAVALVAAADEPDEQNYVAAHVRESLAEHGDRRRATTRVFGSKPGTYGAGLLQLIDSQQWRSDEDLAAVYTAWGGYAYGRELDGKEAVDDMRSAYRRINVAAKNTDTREHDIADSDDYFQYHGGMVATVRALTGSDPEAYIGDSTRPDAVRTRTLSEETTRVFRARVVNPRWISAMQRHGYKGAFEMAATVDYLFGYDATTNVVADWMYEQLTESYVLDEANREFLEKSNPWALHGITERLLEAAERDLWEAPPAEMLDELRRIYLETEGDIEGRADD encoded by the coding sequence GTGATCCTGCTGCTTTCGACCTCCGACACCGACCTCATCACCGCGGCCGCCAGCGGAGCGCCGTTCACCGTGGCGAACCCGGCCCGAATCCTCGTCGAGGAGATCCCCGACCTGGCGCGCGACGCCGACCTCGTCGTCGTCCGCATCCTGGGCGGCCGGCGGGCGTGGGAAGAGGGCATCGACGCGGTACTGGCCACCGGAAAGCCGGTCGTCGTGCTGTCGGGCGAGCAGCAGCCCGATCCCGACCTGATGGCGTGCTCCACGGTGCCCGCCGGCGTCGCGGCGCAGACGCACAACTATTTCGCCGCCGGCGGCGTCGACAACCTCGTCAACGCGCACAACTTCCTCTCCGACACCGTGCTGCTGACCGGGCTGGGGTTCGGCGAGCCCGAGATCACCCCGATGTGGGGCGTGCTCGAGCGAGAGGCGGCGGCGCTACCTGACGATGCGGTCACCGTCGCGGTGCTCTACTACCGGGCCCAACACCTGGCGGGCAACACCCGCTACGTCGACGCGCTGTGCGAGGCGCTGGAGCATGCCGGGGCCCGGGCGCTGCCGGTGTTCTGCGCGTCACTGCGCACCGCCCCCGACGAACTGATCGACCTGCTCGGCACCGCGGACGCACTGATCGCGACGGTGCTGGCAGCCGGCGGGACCACGCCGGCGGAGGCGTCGGCGGGTGGACAGGACGAGGCGTGGGACGTCGAACGCCTTGCCGCACTGGACATTCCGATTCTGCAGGGACTGGCTGTCACGGGCTCGCGCGAGCAGTGGGAGGCCAATGACGACGGCCTCTCCCCGCTGGACGTCGCCAGCCAGGTCGCGGTCCCGGAGTTCGACGGCCGCATCATCACGGTGCCATTCTCGTTCAAGGAGTTCGACGACGACGGGCTGCCCTGGTACCAGCCAGATCCCGAGCGCTGTGCCCGCGTCGCCGGTATCGCCGTGCGCCACGCGCGGTTGCGCCACCTGCCCAACTCCGACAAGCGGCTGGCCGTCGTGCTGTCGGCGTATCCGACCAAACATGCGCGCATCGGCAATGCCGTCGGCCTGGACACCCCGAAGTCGTTGCTGCGGTTGCTGACCGCGTTGGGCGAACACGGCTACGCACTGGGCGATCAGGCGCAGATCCCGGGTCTGGTTGACGACGACTCCGATGCGCTGATGCACGCCCTCATCGAGGCCGGCGGCCAAGACCCGGCGTGGCTGACCGACGAGGTATTGGCGGCGAACCCGATCCGCGTCGCCGCGTCGGACTACCGGCAGTGGTTCGCAACGCTGCCCGCCGACCTGCGCGAGGCCGTCGAGGAGAAGTGGGGACCGGCGCCGGGCGAACTCTTCGTCGACCGGTCGAGCAACCCCGAGGGCGACATCGTCATCGCGGCCATGGCTTTCGGCAACGTGGTGCTGATGGTGCAACCGCCGCGCGGATTCGGCGAGAACCCCGTCGCGATCTATCACGACCCCGACCTGCCGCCGTCGCACCACTACCTGGCCGCCTACCGCTGGTTGGCCTCGTCGCCGCGCGCCGACGGGTGGGGTTTCGGGGCCGACGCGGTGGTCCACGTGGGCAAGCACGGCAACCTCGAATGGCTGCCGGGCAAGACGCTGGGGATGTCGGCGTCGTGCGGCACCGATGCCGCGCTCGGCGACCTGCCGCTGGTCTACCCCTTCCTGGTCAACGACCCCGGCGAGGGAACGCAGGCCAAGCGACGCGCCCATGCCGTGCTCGTCGACCATCTGATCCCGCCGATGGCCCGGGCCGAGTCGTACGGCGACATCGCACGTCTAGAGCAGCTGCTCGACGAGCACGCCAACATCGCCGCCCTCGATCCGGCCAAGCTCCCTGCCATCCGCCAGCAGATCTGGACGCTGTTGACCGCGGCCAAGATGGACCACGACCTCGGGCTGAGCGAACGGCCTGACGAAGAGGTGTTCGACGACATGCTGCTGCACGTCGACGGATGGCTGTGCGAGATCAAGGACGTCCAGATTCGCGACGGGCTGCACATCCTCGGCGAGGCTCCGGTCGACGAGGCGGAGATCGACCTGGTGCTGGCGATGCTGCGGGCCCGCCAACTGTGGGGCGGCACCCAGGCGCTGCCGGGTTTGCGCGAGGCGCTGGGGCTGACCGAGGGTGACGGCGCTGCCGACGGGGAGCGGACGCACACCGTCGACGCGGTGGAAACCCAGGCGCGCGACCTTGTTTCGCGGTGCCACAAGGGGGACTGGTCCGACGAGGCGGTCGCCGACGCGGCGGCCGGACTGCCCCCGGCGGTGGGCGACGTGCTCCGATTTGCCGCGAGCCAGGTGGTGCCGCGGCTCCGGGCCACCGATCAGGAGGTCAGGCGGGTGCTGCACGCGCTCGACGGCGGGTTCATCCCGGCCGGTCCGAGCGGGTCGCCGCTGCGCGGTCTCATCAACGTGCTGCCCACCGGGCGCAACTTCTACTCCGTGGACCCGAAGGCCGTGCCGAGCAGGCTGGCCTGGGAGACCGGTCGCGCCATGGCCGATTCTCTGCTGGAGCGGTACCTGGCCGATCACGGCGAGTATCCGCGCTCGGTCGGGTTGTCGGTGTGGGGGACCAGTGCGATGCGCACGTCCGGCGACGACATCGCCGAGGTACTGGCCCTGCTCGGCGTCGAGCCGGTGTGGGATGAGGCGTCGCGGCGCGTCGTCGACCTCGATCTCATCGACCTCGCCGAGTTGGGGCGGCCGCGCATCGACGTGACCGTGCGCATCTCCGGCTTCTTCCGCGACGCCTTCCCGCACGTCGTCACAATGCTCGACGACGCGGTCGCCCTCGTTGCGGCGGCCGACGAGCCCGATGAGCAGAATTACGTCGCCGCCCACGTGCGCGAGTCGCTCGCCGAGCACGGCGACCGCCGTCGGGCCACCACGCGGGTCTTCGGCTCCAAGCCGGGGACCTACGGTGCCGGACTGCTGCAGCTGATCGATTCGCAGCAGTGGCGCTCGGACGAGGACTTGGCCGCGGTCTACACCGCGTGGGGCGGGTATGCGTACGGGCGCGAGCTCGACGGCAAGGAGGCGGTCGACGACATGCGCAGTGCCTACCGGCGCATCAACGTCGCGGCCAAGAACACCGATACCCGCGAGCACGACATCGCCGACTCCGACGACTACTTCCAGTACCACGGCGGCATGGTCGCGACGGTCCGCGCGCTCACCGGATCCGACCCGGAGGCCTACATCGGTGACTCGACTCGGCCGGACGCGGTGCGCACCCGCACGCTGTCCGAGGAGACGACCCGCGTGTTCCGGGCACGGGTGGTGAATCCGCGGTGGATCTCGGCGATGCAGCGCCACGGGTACAAGGGCGCTTTCGAGATGGCGGCCACCGTCGACTATCTGTTCGGCTACGACGCCACCACCAACGTCGTCGCAGACTGGATGTACGAGCAGCTCACCGAGTCCTACGTGCTCGACGAGGCGAACCGCGAGTTCTTGGAGAAGTCCAACCCGTGGGCGCTGCACGGCATCACCGAGCGCCTCCTCGAAGCCGCCGAGCGCGACCTGTGGGAGGCGCCGCCCGCCGAGATGCTCGACGAGCTCCGTCGTATCTATTTGGAGACCGAAGGCGACATCGAGGGTCGCGCCGACGACTGA
- a CDS encoding alpha/beta fold hydrolase produces MGLGSTNVPPITTFSNDGLTFDVVDSGPADGEPIVLLHGFPQRASSWDRVAPLLHEQGYRTVAPDQRGYSPGARPKGRKAYSLTHLAGDASALIDVIGKPAHIVGHDWGAAAAWATAAAYPDKVTSLTAVSVGHPMAFVGSMGTSNQLLRSWYMAFFQLPGVPEKILASKSGPAGKAMASMGMTPEMIERFRHEIVAAGALRGGLGWYRALPFSTPKTMVGKVSVPTTMVWSDDDAALGIKQAAGSAKYVDAPFDLVVVEGASHWIPDERPDELAAAILARVASASPTP; encoded by the coding sequence ATGGGGCTAGGTTCGACAAACGTGCCCCCCATCACAACCTTCAGCAACGACGGACTGACCTTCGACGTCGTCGACTCCGGCCCGGCCGACGGCGAACCGATCGTCCTCCTCCACGGTTTCCCGCAGCGCGCCTCGTCGTGGGACCGTGTGGCCCCACTCTTGCACGAACAGGGATATCGGACCGTCGCGCCCGACCAGCGCGGATACTCCCCGGGTGCCCGGCCGAAGGGCCGCAAAGCCTATTCGCTGACGCATCTGGCCGGTGATGCGAGCGCCCTGATCGATGTGATCGGAAAGCCGGCGCACATCGTCGGGCACGACTGGGGCGCCGCCGCGGCCTGGGCCACCGCCGCGGCGTATCCGGACAAGGTGACAAGTTTGACGGCGGTCTCGGTGGGCCACCCGATGGCCTTCGTCGGGTCGATGGGCACGAGCAACCAGCTGCTGCGGTCCTGGTACATGGCGTTCTTCCAGCTACCCGGGGTCCCCGAGAAGATTCTGGCGTCGAAATCCGGCCCGGCCGGCAAGGCAATGGCCTCGATGGGAATGACGCCGGAGATGATCGAGCGGTTCCGCCATGAGATCGTCGCCGCCGGTGCGCTACGCGGCGGCTTGGGCTGGTACCGCGCACTCCCCTTCTCGACGCCGAAAACCATGGTCGGGAAGGTTTCCGTGCCGACGACAATGGTCTGGAGCGACGACGACGCAGCGCTCGGCATCAAACAGGCCGCCGGATCGGCGAAGTATGTGGACGCGCCGTTCGACCTGGTCGTCGTCGAAGGCGCGTCGCACTGGATCCCCGACGAGCGTCCCGACGAGTTGGCCGCCGCCATCCTCGCCCGCGTGGCTTCCGCCTCCCCGACCCCCTAA